The Nitrospinota bacterium genome includes a region encoding these proteins:
- a CDS encoding GNAT family N-acetyltransferase, giving the protein MPMTGLRHEKFLIRPFVPEDAPALARHAANRNVWQTLSDDFPHPYTEEQAANWIASAMNASPRTHFAIEVKGEAAGAIGYRVMPGGFNAEIGYWLGEDFWEQGIATAAVDLMLDHIFARHPVPSVTANVFEFNNASIRVLQKTGFRLIGWQTATKAGKTVQQIIYSRGRGAGGRA; this is encoded by the coding sequence ATGCCGATGACCGGGCTCCGCCACGAAAAATTCCTCATCCGGCCTTTCGTGCCGGAAGACGCTCCCGCCCTCGCCCGCCATGCCGCCAACCGCAACGTGTGGCAAACGCTGAGCGACGACTTTCCGCACCCGTATACCGAAGAACAAGCCGCCAATTGGATCGCATCGGCTATGAACGCCTCGCCCCGCACCCACTTCGCCATAGAGGTGAAAGGAGAGGCGGCGGGGGCGATTGGTTATCGCGTCATGCCGGGAGGGTTCAACGCGGAGATTGGTTACTGGCTGGGAGAGGATTTTTGGGAACAGGGGATCGCCACCGCCGCGGTAGACCTCATGCTGGATCACATTTTTGCCCGGCACCCGGTGCCGAGCGTCACCGCCAATGTTTTCGAATTCAACAACGCTTCCATACGCGTTTTGCAAAAAACCGGGTTCAGGCTGATCGGCTGGCAAACCGCCACAAAGGCGGGCAAGACCGTGCAGCAGATCATTTACTCGCGCGGGCGCGGCGCGGGCGGGCGGGCGTAA